In one Euwallacea fornicatus isolate EFF26 chromosome 33, ASM4011564v1, whole genome shotgun sequence genomic region, the following are encoded:
- the LOC136348436 gene encoding uncharacterized protein isoform X1, which yields MWFHGGFLFVVVFCYTVASNNGNAESPNNYELLDDEQLIKDTIIHRNPIALLIDDSYQNFKNVLEVIQKGNFNNSDLWLVTFNNSGMNFSDKFEILFIFLNPGVSTIWEKSFNNIKEFYNTLNSLASQSRSHPNPNQSLPIFALFQTAKVLPKDSALIIFSSVHMNEDKHLENNALNIILSKNIKVYTVNENQHFSNSILHNIMSYSGGRKLIVNQKPEFEDYNYHAYATPSNVSILLSKKNLKNHTVISFPIDSAVTAIHINIRPSSHTKGVLISPTEYKFSFSNKTKSISIKYSQGSIFENFNGFFEMHLNFSTSIKPFIGIWTLHLENSLEPYNMTVFAFSNIAAHFRFSEGINIPEDVMKLGVTGNISDITDVSLLDGNGETVLSNVSYKFNNKYVTQSRDNVPEIKNNVANSIEIINKPQLSKPFYALIRGRDVKGNVFQRLSYLFGKSDIYPIQTITVDVGVGSELVLPSFSKIAEVYFVIANLGTTAQLVTFSCSDSKYILYRLSILRRYLEPQESTVVTLYLNSKSGTYQDEITFSVKTSSQVIRKKVLVDVGSQIIDQTPPELNYKYTSDCTEVIFAQCSKGTWTIEITARDVDSGLLQLNTYPIGLYFPYGYISGTKDYISGHYSDSCCNPDLRISAVDRLHNRSNYSVNAYKTLLSPGLISAIVLGILLFIILVAAITIVLVRKYRTKESYDLPTYRGGGI from the exons ATGTGGTTTCACGGTGGTTTTCTGTTTGTGGTGGTGTTTTGTTATACAGTAGCATCAAATAATGGGAATGCTGAGTCTCCTAACAATTACGAATTGCTTGATGATGAACAGCTAATAAAGGATACTATAATTCACAGGAACCCAATTGCCCTATTAATTGATGActcataccaaaattttaaaaatgttcttgaaGTGATTCAAAAAGGGAATTTCAACAACTCAGACTTGTGGCTTGTAACTTTTAACAACTCAGGTATGAATTTCAgtgacaaatttgaaattttatttatttttttaaatccaggTGTTTCAACTATCTGGGAAAAGAGCTTTAATAACATAAAGGAATTCTATAATACATTGAACTCTTTGGCATCTCAAAGTAGATCTCACCCAAATCCCAACCAATCACTACCaatatttgcattatttcAAACGGCTAAAGTTCTGCCAAAGGATAGTGCCCTTATTATTTTCAGCAGTGTTCATATGAATGAAGATAagcatttggaaaataatgctttaaacataattttaagtaaaaatattaaa GTATACACTGTAAATGAAAATCAGCACTTTTCCAACAGTATCCTACATAACATCATGTCCTATTCTGGTGGTAGAAAATTGATTGTTAATCAAAAACCAGAGTTTGAAGATTATAACTACCATGCCTATGCAACACCTAGCAACGTATCTATACTACTCTctaagaaaaacttaaaaaatcacaCCGTTATATCTTTTCCCATTGATTCTGCAGTAACTGCGattcatataaacataagACCATCAAGTCATACGAAAGGAGTATTAATATCTCCAACCG AGTACAAATTCTCATTCTCGAATAAAACAAAGTCCATTAGCATCAAATATTCTCAAGGAtcgatatttgaaaattttaacggattttttgaaatgcaCTTAAATTTTTCTACATCAATCAAACCATTTATCGGAATTTGGACCTTGCATTTGGAAAATTCACTGGAACCCTATAATATGACGGTGTTTGCTTTTTCAAATATAGCTGCCCATTTTCGTTTTTCAGAAG GGATAAACATTCCAGAGGATGTGATGAAATTAGGTGTAACCGGTAATATCAGTGATATAACCGACGTAAGTTTGTTGGATGGCAATGGTGAGACAGTATTAAGCAACGTAAGCTACAAATTCAACAATAAGTATGTTACACAAAGCAGAGATAACGTGCcggagataaaaaataatgttgctAACAGTATTGAGATTATCAATAAACCGCAACTGTCCAAACCTTTTTATGCTCTAATTAGAGGAAGAGATGTTAAAG GTAACGTCTTTCAACGTTTAAGTTATCTCTTTGGGAAAAGTGACATTTATCCCATACAAACTATAACGGTGGATGTAGGAGTAGGCTCCGAGCTGGTTTTGCCCTCTTTTAGCAAAATCGCTGaagtatattttgtaatagCCAATCTTGGAACCACTGCTCAACTTGTTACTTTCTCTTGCAGCGactcaaaatatattttgtaccgtttatcaattttaag GAGATATCTAGAGCCCCAGGAAAGCACCGTAGTAACACTCTACCTGAACTCTAAATCGGGCACTTATCAAGACGAAATCACATTTTCAGTGAAAACTAGCTCCCAGGTAATTCGAAAAAAGGTATTAGTGGATGTGGGATCACAAATAATAGACCAAACGCCACCagaattaaattacaaatatacCAGTGACTGTACTGAAGTCATATTTGCCCAATGCAGTAAAGGTACCTGGACGATTGAAATCACTGCTCGTGACGTTGACTCTG gtttattgcaattaaacACGTACCCCATAGGACTTTATTTTCCTTACGGTTATATCTCTGGAACAAAAGATTATATTTCTGGTCACTACAGTGACTCTTGCTGTAATCCGGACCTGCGCATTTCTGCTGTAGACAGGCTACATAATAGAAGCAACTATTCTGTAAATGCATACA AGA
- the LOC136348436 gene encoding uncharacterized protein isoform X2: protein MWFHGGFLFVVVFCYTVASNNGNAESPNNYELLDDEQLIKDTIIHRNPIALLIDDSYQNFKNVLEVIQKGNFNNSDLWLVTFNNSGVSTIWEKSFNNIKEFYNTLNSLASQSRSHPNPNQSLPIFALFQTAKVLPKDSALIIFSSVHMNEDKHLENNALNIILSKNIKVYTVNENQHFSNSILHNIMSYSGGRKLIVNQKPEFEDYNYHAYATPSNVSILLSKKNLKNHTVISFPIDSAVTAIHINIRPSSHTKGVLISPTEYKFSFSNKTKSISIKYSQGSIFENFNGFFEMHLNFSTSIKPFIGIWTLHLENSLEPYNMTVFAFSNIAAHFRFSEGINIPEDVMKLGVTGNISDITDVSLLDGNGETVLSNVSYKFNNKYVTQSRDNVPEIKNNVANSIEIINKPQLSKPFYALIRGRDVKGNVFQRLSYLFGKSDIYPIQTITVDVGVGSELVLPSFSKIAEVYFVIANLGTTAQLVTFSCSDSKYILYRLSILRRYLEPQESTVVTLYLNSKSGTYQDEITFSVKTSSQVIRKKVLVDVGSQIIDQTPPELNYKYTSDCTEVIFAQCSKGTWTIEITARDVDSGLLQLNTYPIGLYFPYGYISGTKDYISGHYSDSCCNPDLRISAVDRLHNRSNYSVNAYKTLLSPGLISAIVLGILLFIILVAAITIVLVRKYRTKESYDLPTYRGGGI from the exons ATGTGGTTTCACGGTGGTTTTCTGTTTGTGGTGGTGTTTTGTTATACAGTAGCATCAAATAATGGGAATGCTGAGTCTCCTAACAATTACGAATTGCTTGATGATGAACAGCTAATAAAGGATACTATAATTCACAGGAACCCAATTGCCCTATTAATTGATGActcataccaaaattttaaaaatgttcttgaaGTGATTCAAAAAGGGAATTTCAACAACTCAGACTTGTGGCTTGTAACTTTTAACAACTCAG gTGTTTCAACTATCTGGGAAAAGAGCTTTAATAACATAAAGGAATTCTATAATACATTGAACTCTTTGGCATCTCAAAGTAGATCTCACCCAAATCCCAACCAATCACTACCaatatttgcattatttcAAACGGCTAAAGTTCTGCCAAAGGATAGTGCCCTTATTATTTTCAGCAGTGTTCATATGAATGAAGATAagcatttggaaaataatgctttaaacataattttaagtaaaaatattaaa GTATACACTGTAAATGAAAATCAGCACTTTTCCAACAGTATCCTACATAACATCATGTCCTATTCTGGTGGTAGAAAATTGATTGTTAATCAAAAACCAGAGTTTGAAGATTATAACTACCATGCCTATGCAACACCTAGCAACGTATCTATACTACTCTctaagaaaaacttaaaaaatcacaCCGTTATATCTTTTCCCATTGATTCTGCAGTAACTGCGattcatataaacataagACCATCAAGTCATACGAAAGGAGTATTAATATCTCCAACCG AGTACAAATTCTCATTCTCGAATAAAACAAAGTCCATTAGCATCAAATATTCTCAAGGAtcgatatttgaaaattttaacggattttttgaaatgcaCTTAAATTTTTCTACATCAATCAAACCATTTATCGGAATTTGGACCTTGCATTTGGAAAATTCACTGGAACCCTATAATATGACGGTGTTTGCTTTTTCAAATATAGCTGCCCATTTTCGTTTTTCAGAAG GGATAAACATTCCAGAGGATGTGATGAAATTAGGTGTAACCGGTAATATCAGTGATATAACCGACGTAAGTTTGTTGGATGGCAATGGTGAGACAGTATTAAGCAACGTAAGCTACAAATTCAACAATAAGTATGTTACACAAAGCAGAGATAACGTGCcggagataaaaaataatgttgctAACAGTATTGAGATTATCAATAAACCGCAACTGTCCAAACCTTTTTATGCTCTAATTAGAGGAAGAGATGTTAAAG GTAACGTCTTTCAACGTTTAAGTTATCTCTTTGGGAAAAGTGACATTTATCCCATACAAACTATAACGGTGGATGTAGGAGTAGGCTCCGAGCTGGTTTTGCCCTCTTTTAGCAAAATCGCTGaagtatattttgtaatagCCAATCTTGGAACCACTGCTCAACTTGTTACTTTCTCTTGCAGCGactcaaaatatattttgtaccgtttatcaattttaag GAGATATCTAGAGCCCCAGGAAAGCACCGTAGTAACACTCTACCTGAACTCTAAATCGGGCACTTATCAAGACGAAATCACATTTTCAGTGAAAACTAGCTCCCAGGTAATTCGAAAAAAGGTATTAGTGGATGTGGGATCACAAATAATAGACCAAACGCCACCagaattaaattacaaatatacCAGTGACTGTACTGAAGTCATATTTGCCCAATGCAGTAAAGGTACCTGGACGATTGAAATCACTGCTCGTGACGTTGACTCTG gtttattgcaattaaacACGTACCCCATAGGACTTTATTTTCCTTACGGTTATATCTCTGGAACAAAAGATTATATTTCTGGTCACTACAGTGACTCTTGCTGTAATCCGGACCTGCGCATTTCTGCTGTAGACAGGCTACATAATAGAAGCAACTATTCTGTAAATGCATACA AGA